The stretch of DNA ACATCTTAGGCAGAAAAGCAGGACGTACAAAGTAGAACAACCTCCATTATTGCCACACTAACATTACTGGATATATTTGGAAATGGTTTCCGATATTTAAAGCCTGGTTTTACCAATTGGGGGTTAaccaaaatgttatatttaaCTGTGTTTGGTGTGTTTTCAGAGGCCAGCCATGGAGGACAGGAGACTTCCCCCTACAGTGCCTTTAGTGGTCAAAACTGAGCCAGACACAGAGACCCgtagggtgagagaggaggaacagcctACCATTCCCATCAGGGTTAAAAAAGAGGACCTCTCTGAAGTGCCCCTCAAATTGCCCAGATTCAAGTACGTGGACTTCCCTTCGCTACACCAGTGCATCCAGCAGCTCACCGTGCCACCCCTGGACAGCTGGCTGGAGGGCTTTCCCCTGGCTCTGGGAAGACCCTCTGGAGGACACACCCCTGTCACTTCCAAGGAGAGAGCTCCCAAGTTTCGGTATGTAGATTATCCCTCTCTGCACCACTGCATCCAGCAGCTGTCTGTGCCGCCTCTGGAGAGCTGGAGCTCGGGGTTAGCCAGGTCAGGGTGTGGGGTGACAGGGGGACCTGGATCCACCAACTCTCAGCCCAGCTCTGTGATGGGGAACCAGACAATACAGGGAGATGGTTCAGCATCGGCTTACAAGCAGGACGAGTATACTGCTTTCCCCTTTCCTGGTCCTGACAACGGCTCCATCCAGTGTGTGACCGCCTCAAACAAGGCATCCCATAAGCCTCAGCGGCTTCAGCTGCTCTTGAGCAGTCCACCCGGATCCAGGCCTGCATTAAGCTCACTGGGGGAAGAGGTTCGCCATAACGTGGTGTGTTCAGATCAGCTGTCTCAAAAGTTCTCTAATCCCAAATCTTGGGTTGCTGGAATGAAGCGTGTCAGAGGAGCGGGACCACTCCATCAGAGCAATAGGAAGTCAGCTGGTGATGATGAATGGCATGCAGACTTTAAAAAATCTACACAAAGTCATCAAGTAAAGCTAAGTGACTCTCCTGACCTAGGACAAGGCTTTTGGAGAACCATCCCAGAGTCTGTCTGCCCCTTTTGCCAAAATATGTTTTCAGATCCAGAGGAATTGCAGATCCACCAGAAGA from Oncorhynchus kisutch isolate 150728-3 linkage group LG28, Okis_V2, whole genome shotgun sequence encodes:
- the LOC109875664 gene encoding uncharacterized protein LOC109875664, translating into MEDRRLPPTVPLVVKTEPDTETRRVREEEQPTIPIRVKKEDLSEVPLKLPRFKYVDFPSLHQCIQQLTVPPLDSWLEGFPLALGRPSGGHTPVTSKERAPKFRYVDYPSLHHCIQQLSVPPLESWSSGLARSGCGVTGGPGSTNSQPSSVMGNQTIQGDGSASAYKQDEYTAFPFPGPDNGSIQCVTASNKASHKPQRLQLLLSSPPGSRPALSSLGEEVRHNVVCSDQLSQKFSNPKSWVAGMKRVRGAGPLHQSNRKSAGDDEWHADFKKSTQSHQVKLSDSPDLGQGFWRTIPESVCPFCQNMFSDPEELQIHQKSHREKKPH